The window ACCTCTTCTCGTTTGGTAATAAATGATTTCATTAACTCATTCTCCTCGGAAACACTCCACAACATTAATTTTTTAAATTGATTATCTGTCAGTACTGTATCAAATTGCTTATGCAAATAATAATCAATGATTTGCCTTAATGAAAAAGGAGCATCATCGGAGATAGCGTCATTTACAGCACTTACCCTTGTGGACCAATAATCTTTATGTATAAAATAAGCTTCTAGTAAGTTTTCAAAGGTTTCATACTTTCTATATATATATGATTTGTCCACACCTGATTTCTTGGAAATGGCATTAATTCCAAGACCTTCATGGCCCTTTTTTGAAAAAAAGTCTTCAATTGCATGAAATAGCTTAGTATCATTATTACCTATATTTCCCATTGTTAATTAATTATTCAAGTGATTTTGTTAATTATCTAGATGAGTATCTGGAATGTTGCACGTTATGAAAGAAGAGGCATTACATTTTACGGATAAACATTTTTCAGTTCTATTTAACTATATAAGAACTATAACACTCCCCATTTGTTGGACCAAAAGTATCAGTTGCTAAGTTAATTTATTTATTTGTTAATACTTCTTTAGTTGTCCTATTTCCCAAGGGTACCCTTGGGAAATAGGACAACTAACTTTTACTTTATGCTGCTTTTCGGGTTGGCCCATAATATCTTTCCCCAGGCTTCTCCCTAGTGGTATGATGAACCTTTTGGTTGTAATATTCAATATACCATTTGACACCTTTGAGCAGGTCATAACCGTCCTCGCTTGGGTTCAGATAGATGTAATCATACTTGATCGACTTCCAGAACCTTTCAATATATACATTGTCCAAAGCCCTTCCCTTTCCGTCCATTGATACTTTGATATCCAGCCCTTCAAGGTAATTGATCCATAAGGCTGATGTGTACTGGCTTCCCTGATCGGAATTGACTATCTCTGGCTTACCATTTTCTCTGATGGCCTCTTCGATTACCTGCTTACACCATTTGGCGTCCTGACTGTTGGATATACCCCATGACAGTATCCTTCTGCTGTAAACATCCATGACTGCGGTCAGGAACATAAACCCCTTCTGCATCGGAATGTAGGTGATATCGGTTACCCACACTTGGTTGGGCCTTTTCAATCTTTAAGTTCCTGAGAAGATAAGGCCTGATATATTCACGCAAACCGGATTTGGTAAGGTTCTTCCTCCTGTAAAGGGTTTCCCTGCCCATCAGCCTGAAAAGCCTCCTGATGCGCTTTGGGCCGACAACGAAGCCCAGTCCTGTCAACAGATAGACCATCGACACAACGCCTTCAGTAGGGTGATCGGTAAGATGCCTGTCCATGATTCCCATCAGTTTCAGATTGATCTCGTTTTCCCCTTTTGGTTTGTAATATAGACTGCTTCGGGGAACCTCCAATACTTCACACTGTTTCCTTATAGAAAGCCCCTTATAATCGGAACAAACCAATGTCGCCCGGTCTTTCATATCCCCAGTTTCTTGCAGCTTTTTTTTAAAAAGTCATTCTCTACTTTTAGCTCTCCGATCTGGGCATAGAGCTGCTCAAGGGCAGGGCCTTCTTCCTTTTTCTTTGAATGATCCTTTTCAAATACAGCTGACATATTATCCAAAAACTCACCCTTCCACTTGGAGATAATCACAGGGCTAACATCGAACTTCTTGGACAATTCAGCCAATGTAAACTGATTCTTGATTGCTTCAAGGGCCACTTTTGCCTTGAACTCAGGAGAAAACTTTCGTCTTGTTTGCTTGTTCATAAGGTTAAATTTAAACGGTTTTTTTTAACTTAACCTCTGGTCTCAATTTTGGGGAGTATTATAAACCAATATAAAAGCAATTAAACAATATTATAGCCTTTCATCATGCAAGGTGGCATTTTTAATTAATTTATTCTTGAAATTTAATTTAAATTAAAAAACTCTCTAATTTTAACTTTTCAAACCTTCTTTCTAAATCAATACAACATGACCGAACTATCTGAGCAAGAGATTATCAAGTTTTTAAAAGAAAAAAGAAACTCATTGATCAATGAGATTGAAAAAATAGACACTGCATTGAAAGCATTGGAAGGTGTGGATTTTGTTAATTTCCCTAGCAACATTATCAAATCTGATGAAAGTTTTATACCAGACCAATATTCTGATAAACTTAAATTAGACAAGAAAATCTTGTTTGCACTCAAAGAAATTGAGAAGGGAGATAAATCTGAAATCATCCAAAAGATTCAGCAATTAGAACCCAAATCAGATATCAGTAAGTTGGAAAATTCTATTTCAGTTAGACTGAGTTACTTGAAAAACAATAATATTATCAAGGCAGATAAAAACGGAAGGAGTCTTTCGTATTTTTTATAATGTGTTGATGTGCATTTATATTTTCAGGGAACGACAGGTTGAAGGATACGAAGAACAAAGTACAATCCGCCACGTCACAAGTTAAGCCAAGTCATAGTGCTTTAAAACACACCTTTTGTTAAAATTTTATAATGAAAACCAAGATGTAGTTATGATAGTGCTATTTAA is drawn from Belliella baltica DSM 15883 and contains these coding sequences:
- a CDS encoding TetR/AcrR family transcriptional regulator encodes the protein MGNIGNNDTKLFHAIEDFFSKKGHEGLGINAISKKSGVDKSYIYRKYETFENLLEAYFIHKDYWSTRVSAVNDAISDDAPFSLRQIIDYYLHKQFDTVLTDNQFKKLMLWSVSEENELMKSFITKREEVGEKLFEAAKVEIKETAVDFRAVSAINVAALYYLGLHAASNNGTFCGLDLNTTEDQQKIKDAISFINQIFLK
- a CDS encoding DDE-type integrase/transposase/recombinase, coding for MQKGFMFLTAVMDVYSRRILSWGISNSQDAKWCKQVIEEAIRENGKPEIVNSDQGSQYTSALWINYLEGLDIKVSMDGKGRALDNVYIERFWKSIKYDYIYLNPSEDGYDLLKGVKWYIEYYNQKVHHTTREKPGERYYGPTRKAA
- a CDS encoding transposase; its protein translation is MNKQTRRKFSPEFKAKVALEAIKNQFTLAELSKKFDVSPVIISKWKGEFLDNMSAVFEKDHSKKKEEGPALEQLYAQIGELKVENDFLKKSCKKLGI